From Populus alba chromosome 16, ASM523922v2, whole genome shotgun sequence:
TATCTTTTAATCTGCGTATCAAGAAGGAGTCAGAACTCCATTGTGataaagagaagagaagcagAAAGGAGCATTATTTAGATTCCTAAACTTCTAAAAAGTACAGAATGGCAAGAAATTGTCGGTGCAGTTAGACATATCATTGGGACTGGTATCTTAAAGCTGTACTCTTTTGCTTTACTTCTTTCTGTCAACTTGTTTACTAAACAGAAACTCCTTACTTTCCCTTTTATTCATCATAATTCTTAACTTCTACATTATGCTTCATATCCCATAAACTAATCAGATTGTAATCCAATATTCAAAAGCCTTCACTAATGAACCCTCTGTCCTCTTTGGTGAAAAGATGTTGTTACTAATCCTTCAAGAAATCCCGCTTCAGTGCAACatttacactttaaaaaaacacatcaaccAACTTAGATAATACTAAGAAGCACGAGGtggatatttaccacttctcacaaacaaacaaagttAACATAATAATCATCATACCAAcacttcaaataaataatttttgtattcaaaagagcaaaagaaaatttaccaaagaaaaaaaaaaactagaattcaATCTTGTACTTACTTGTTTCCCTTAATCTTGAACCAAGCCTCTGCACACTGTTTATGAGCAGCAGCCAAATCATCCTTGCAAGAACAACCCAATTCAATAGGAACTCCTGATTCGTGGCTATTACTCTCTAAACCCAGATGGCAAATCCTACAATCTCTCTCCACTTTACTCAAATGCACCTTTATTTCAGGCACCCCATTTACAATCCCCACCTCCACTGAACAATCAGACACTGAAGACACCCTCCTAGAATCCAAAACCACACTGTTTATACCCTCAGGATCAGAGACACAAGCGAAACTGTAATTATCATAAGACCCACCAGTGGTTGAATAGAACTGGGAGTAGCAAGACCCATCTTCTGCATCAGAAAAACAACTGGCATCACTTCCAGAAACGGAGCGGCGGTGTGTTCCTTTCTCTAAATCGATGTGGGACATTTCATGAACTGACATTTTGAAGATTTAGACACAGGACGAATCAAAAGCTGAAGTATAATTTTGGAAAGTTTGGATggtttttttaaggaatttgaCATAAATTCAAAGGACTTAATGAAGCGGGTGTTCTTGGACTAGGTGACAACAACAACTACTTCTACAACTCCATTAACGTTACCAAAATCAATActttgcaaagaataaaaaaaaaaaaaagctaacaaTCACCGAAGTAGGGAATTCatttatattgattattatcagAGAATGTAATaataagaggaaaaagaaaagcttaaggTTGCCTTTTTCTCATCGAGACAAAACATGgttgtggttttgttttttaaaagacttTTGCTTTGGACCGCAGACAACTGCAAAGCAGCTACAGAGTACAGAGACGGAGGTATGCTTGAAGACTTGCAAGGAGATTTcctttttaatattgtaataataattaagcgGCCGTACTAAAATTAAATGGCAAACTTTAAATTGTCCTCCAACTATTAATAGATTCTTAATATAGTCCGTAGACTACTAATTTTACAATTGGTGTCTTCCATCTATAAACCTTTCCTTGATTCGGTCCTACCCATTGAAAATGCAAGCCTATATCACATGCTTCTACCAAAACCCCCTCAcatcactttttttctttctttcttgttttctgtaaaaatttttatggaaaaaacattataaatacatttttttaataataattagtaaatGATGATATGAAAAACTCAATGCGTAATGTGATGTAATgatgaaaattattataataatagtgataCAAGTGAGGTAAGAGATGAGGTGGTCACGATAATGGTAGCGGTTTAGTTGTGGTGGATAGTAATGATGGAATGATAGTGGTAATGCTTATAGGATGATAGCCATATTGAATATTGTAATGGTGGTGTTGATGGTAGGGTGATGACAGTGGTAGTGGCAGTGAAAACGATAATGTTGAAGAGGGGTAGGGGTAATGATGGTAATGGGTAAGGGTAGTGGTGTTGATTGATATTATTGAATGATATTGTAAATAGAtaactatttgaaaaatatattgtagaattttatgagatgaaaaaactttttaacGAATGAACTAAGTTTAAAGGTTGTCtgtaaaattttttatgttggataatttttatgtaaattttttttacagacaacaaatataaaaaaaaatatttttctttaaaatattttacataaaacaaaCACTTTTGGTGTCAAAATAATCACTTCaatcatcttttatttattacatGCTAGTCATGacttaaatattataacaacaataaaattactttatttaactttgattagGTTTTTGTTCCCTAGAATGATGTTTGGAGCCTTgtttattgaattcaattcacattattcaatcaatttttgtgTTTAGAATTCTTTTAAAGGTATggatttgaatttcaaatggaattcaatctctaaaaatatataaaacaatattataaggTTTCTCATCTGAttttgctacaatgtttttcttaGAATTGACATTAAACACAATATTTCAAACATACTTTTTACAACTCAAACCCTATTTCCcctatattttacaaaaaaaaagccCCCATTGTctctttccttctccttttctaaCCCTTACCTTCTCTTCTAACACCTCTTGTAGATATTTTAACGTTTGGTTTTTTAGGTATGCCAAGGGTTTATATTCATTGCTAGTAGGAATGAGTGGTTGAAGTTGAAAATTTCACAATAGTCAttacacataaaatattaaagagctAGACTAAggtaactttaaaaattaccaTGCTAGTTTAGTTTATTACAATGCTTCAATGATTGAGATTCTTTAGTGTTATTGGgtgttttttttgacatttacaCTTATTACTAATCGATCCTATGTTCTAGGCAAAGAGTTCAATTTCTAATCAATCTTCTACCCTTGGAATGCCCATGCCTAAAAATGTTATTTCATCTttgtacttattttttattatgttacaTCCAAGTTAATCATCTGCTGCAAGTTTCTATTACAAAGATGGTGTTTGCCATGTTATTGAGTAAATCATTTTACCTTGTAATCGTGTCATCGTTGTGAGTCTTTCTTATCAATGAATTagaaagttatttttcatttatgagTAACTTGTTATTTAGTTGACAACAATCTTGATTCATTCATTTCGGTTACATCCAATCTTTATTGGAATATTTCTATAATTTGGTTTCTCAACATCccaataaaaagattaatgttATAGAATTTTTGTTAACAAATATatagttttctagttttttaataaaaaactaaaataagataggtatatatgtttttttatcttatttaaaatttctatattttatatcattttaaataagtaTAAAGGTCATTGCAggggaaaaaaagtttttttgtagcaaaaaaagattgatgaaattaagagtaaaataatCAAGATGGCTTATTCAATTCATTTCCATAGGTATTCCAAATAATACAATTGAATTTAACTAtgtgatttaatattttagtccaaacataataattgaaataggttatcaattgaatttaaatttgcTTATGAATTGAATTTCACATGTGATTTCATACCAAATAAAGTGTAAGTTATGGAGCATTTTTGATATAGACT
This genomic window contains:
- the LOC118037440 gene encoding uncharacterized protein produces the protein MSVHEMSHIDLEKGTHRRSVSGSDASCFSDAEDGSCYSQFYSTTGGSYDNYSFACVSDPEGINSVVLDSRRVSSVSDCSVEVGIVNGVPEIKVHLSKVERDCRICHLGLESNSHESGVPIELGCSCKDDLAAAHKQCAEAWFKIKGNKTCEICHSIARNVVLARDIESIEHSNETSNVMVTSAAAASTSNPTTETRSFWQGHRFLNFLLACVVFAFVLSWLFHFNVPSS